One window from the genome of Abyssisolibacter fermentans encodes:
- a CDS encoding diguanylate cyclase, whose amino-acid sequence MDKLINSKHIKIFFLCIITVLMILLIDNESNLNNTYPEVIKGNIDLEDWNFEEQGIVKLDGEWEIYENKFLSSDDLAYYNNNQIKYNIIPGNWLNNTSIYTDGYATYRVTINNLDDNKIYGFKLNRIYLAYKMWINGKLITQSGKISDKKGLTIDKISPQIVSVDSKNGKCEIVLWGSSYDYYRGGISESIEIGTQEQIMNKRNIAMMRDAFVAGIILIMSLYHLVLYYFRRKEIGTLYFGIFGILVFLETLFEGEMLFSYLFPHIDFWTEELIQNIAIFFMGAVFITYLYYFFEKRISIKILKFSWVSSFIFSIFLIIAPLRCFIIIWHMYKPVIIFIIGYALFFLIKEVKLRHRFAKITLIGSLFLTFTSVYDMLVDLSVISSPYILSFGWIAFLFSHIVMISIKYNNLLNKVEALVQELNMSNEELKLAYIEMEEHVIKRTKELKESEERYRQLVDAPFEGIMIINNGKILEINNEICNMSNYKKEELIGKCLFDFIPNEYHKTIEESIKSNKKQYYEAAFIKKDGSHLNIEVLSRPFFFKGKRVRVGAIRDLTERKKAEMKLLISEKSLKRAQKIARIGSWEWNFITDESDISDEMYRIFGINKKLKQINFKMFIKNCAHPEYRHVLEESTDRIIESGKEETIEYKIVRASGEERWVRGEASLVYDEEGKPFKLAGTVQDITDQKLAKKALQENLKFLQLLIDTIPNPIFYKDINGIYRGCNNAYAEILGIKKDQINGLTVYDIAPKDLADIYYKADNDLFKNKGKQVYEAKLQDTKGVRRDVIFTKATYENEDDEIEGLVGVVVDITQLKKVQQELRLSSITDHLTKLYNRIKFNEVLNDEISRVKRYNNNLSIIMFDIDHFKKVNDIYGHPIGDEILISISNLVRNMSRDTDIVARWGGEEFMILLKDTDIKGAKFFAERIRNNIEKYNFAKVGNITCSFGVTKFLEEDTMETFIIRVDDALYKAKNAGRNRVEVII is encoded by the coding sequence ATGGATAAATTAATTAATAGTAAGCATATTAAAATATTTTTCTTGTGTATAATAACTGTATTAATGATACTACTTATAGATAATGAAAGCAATTTAAATAATACATATCCTGAGGTGATAAAAGGTAATATTGATTTAGAGGATTGGAATTTTGAAGAACAAGGAATTGTAAAACTGGACGGAGAATGGGAAATATATGAAAATAAGTTTTTATCAAGTGATGATTTAGCATATTACAATAATAATCAAATTAAATATAATATTATTCCTGGAAATTGGCTGAATAATACAAGTATTTATACTGATGGTTATGCTACATATAGAGTAACAATAAATAATTTAGATGACAATAAGATATATGGATTTAAATTGAATAGAATTTACTTGGCTTATAAGATGTGGATTAATGGAAAATTAATTACTCAAAGCGGCAAAATATCAGATAAAAAAGGACTAACGATAGACAAAATATCTCCTCAAATTGTTTCTGTTGATTCTAAAAACGGAAAATGTGAAATCGTTCTCTGGGGTAGTAGTTATGATTATTACCGAGGAGGTATAAGTGAAAGCATTGAGATAGGAACACAAGAACAAATAATGAATAAAAGAAATATTGCAATGATGAGAGATGCTTTTGTGGCAGGAATTATTTTAATTATGTCTTTATATCATTTGGTTTTATATTATTTCAGACGAAAAGAAATTGGTACTTTATATTTTGGTATATTTGGAATTTTAGTATTTTTAGAAACTCTCTTTGAAGGAGAGATGTTATTTAGTTATTTATTTCCTCATATAGATTTTTGGACAGAAGAATTGATTCAAAACATTGCTATTTTTTTCATGGGAGCTGTATTTATAACTTATTTATATTATTTCTTTGAAAAAAGGATTTCTATAAAGATTTTAAAGTTTTCATGGGTTTCATCATTTATATTTTCTATATTTTTAATTATTGCGCCATTAAGATGCTTTATAATTATATGGCATATGTATAAACCTGTTATTATATTTATAATTGGATACGCATTGTTTTTCTTAATAAAGGAAGTAAAATTAAGGCATAGGTTTGCAAAAATTACTTTAATAGGATCTTTATTTTTAACATTTACATCGGTATATGATATGTTAGTAGATTTAAGTGTTATTTCATCTCCATATATTCTTTCTTTTGGATGGATTGCTTTTCTATTTTCACACATAGTAATGATTTCAATTAAATACAACAATTTACTAAATAAAGTAGAAGCTTTGGTGCAGGAACTTAATATGAGCAATGAAGAATTAAAGCTTGCATATATAGAAATGGAAGAACATGTTATAAAGCGAACAAAAGAATTAAAAGAAAGTGAAGAAAGGTATCGTCAGTTAGTAGATGCACCATTTGAAGGTATCATGATTATTAATAATGGGAAGATTCTAGAAATTAATAACGAAATATGTAATATGTCTAACTATAAAAAAGAAGAACTTATAGGAAAATGTTTATTTGATTTCATACCAAATGAATATCATAAAACAATTGAAGAGAGTATAAAATCTAATAAGAAGCAATATTATGAAGCTGCTTTTATAAAAAAAGACGGTTCACATTTAAATATTGAAGTTTTATCAAGACCTTTCTTTTTTAAGGGGAAGAGGGTTAGAGTTGGTGCGATACGTGATCTTACTGAACGTAAAAAAGCTGAAATGAAATTGCTGATAAGTGAAAAAAGTTTGAAAAGAGCTCAAAAAATAGCTCGTATTGGTAGTTGGGAATGGAATTTTATAACTGATGAAAGCGATATATCAGATGAAATGTATCGTATATTTGGAATAAACAAAAAATTAAAGCAAATAAATTTCAAAATGTTTATAAAAAATTGTGCCCATCCTGAGTATAGACATGTTTTAGAGGAAAGTACTGATAGAATTATTGAGTCAGGTAAGGAAGAAACAATTGAATATAAGATAGTACGTGCGAGTGGTGAAGAACGTTGGGTACGAGGAGAAGCAAGTTTAGTATATGATGAAGAAGGAAAACCATTTAAATTAGCTGGTACTGTACAAGACATTACAGATCAAAAATTAGCTAAAAAAGCACTTCAAGAAAATTTAAAATTTCTACAATTATTGATTGATACGATTCCTAATCCAATATTTTACAAAGATATAAATGGAATATATAGAGGTTGTAATAATGCTTATGCAGAAATCTTAGGGATTAAAAAGGATCAGATTAATGGACTTACGGTTTATGATATAGCACCAAAGGATTTAGCGGATATTTATTATAAAGCAGATAATGATTTATTTAAAAACAAAGGAAAACAAGTGTATGAAGCAAAATTACAGGATACAAAAGGAGTACGACGTGATGTAATATTTACAAAAGCTACTTATGAAAATGAAGATGATGAGATAGAAGGGTTAGTTGGTGTTGTAGTTGATATTACACAGCTAAAGAAAGTACAACAGGAATTAAGATTATCTTCAATTACAGATCATCTAACTAAATTATATAATAGGATAAAGTTCAATGAAGTTTTAAACGACGAAATCAGTAGAGTAAAAAGATATAATAATAATTTATCTATTATTATGTTTGATATTGACCATTTTAAAAAAGTCAATGATATCTATGGACATCCTATTGGTGATGAAATATTGATTTCAATTTCAAACTTAGTTAGAAATATGTCTAGAGACACTGATATTGTAGCAAGATGGGGTGGGGAAGAGTTTATGATTTTATTGAAAGATACAGATATAAAAGGTGCTAAGTTCTTTGCAGAAAGAATAAGAAATAACATTGAAAAATACAACTTTGCAAAAGTAGGTAATATAACATGTAGTTTTGGGGTTACGAAATTTTTAGAAGAGGATACTATGGAAACATTTATTATTAGAGTAGATGATGCTTTATATAAAGCTAAAAATGCAGGAAGAAATAGAGTTGAGGTTATTATTTAG
- a CDS encoding TIGR02677 family protein translates to MAIDMILTNFEQVKEAKYLSVENSWRYRGIMRCFFVNSERMNYWLYKEDIFNAIKDNEVFNEYTIDQLKADLDSLVDWGNIIPIQDSKKAKTIEEYRNKQFRYHISDIGVEIERMTIRIENLKMEASNLEANLLLRFINTISKIHQVEEFKNQELNSWWDDLSSDFKRLNDNYQDYIRSLVGINGENMMNTLYFLEMKDKIIDYLRNFVKQLHKHTITIEEILKSIDEHKIIRILDRIVKYRIEDIPRMGEDIHYDSLKENIYGKYKSMNRWFLGGDGQESEANKLFDMTNDIIRKITRYAWQIADRYNSGLNRKQEYNHLAKLFAQLDDVTKCHELSSYVFGVPHGKYLKGNILRETDSYSSSVFEEAPLIVELKPRTRTYRERVDKTPIVDKTSEKREIIKKEIEKRKNQMKIIDNYIVDGKLSFKDLPCISPDTRNILLRWLTKGMQNNNMVSKTEDGRRFKIVKSSNNTIVLKCEDGELKMPEFTILFI, encoded by the coding sequence ATGGCGATTGATATGATATTAACTAACTTTGAACAGGTAAAAGAAGCTAAATATCTAAGTGTTGAAAACTCTTGGAGATATCGAGGGATAATGCGTTGTTTTTTTGTTAATAGTGAGAGGATGAATTATTGGCTATATAAGGAAGATATCTTTAATGCTATAAAGGATAATGAAGTATTTAATGAGTATACAATTGATCAGTTAAAAGCAGATTTGGATTCATTGGTTGATTGGGGAAATATTATTCCTATTCAAGATTCTAAAAAAGCAAAAACTATAGAAGAGTATAGAAATAAACAATTTAGGTATCATATATCGGATATTGGCGTGGAAATTGAAAGAATGACGATAAGGATAGAGAATCTAAAGATGGAGGCTTCTAATCTTGAAGCAAATCTTCTTTTGAGATTTATTAATACAATATCAAAAATACATCAAGTTGAAGAATTTAAGAACCAAGAGTTAAACTCTTGGTGGGATGATTTGAGTTCGGATTTTAAAAGGCTAAATGATAATTATCAAGATTATATTAGATCTTTAGTTGGTATAAATGGTGAAAATATGATGAACACATTGTATTTTCTTGAAATGAAGGACAAGATTATTGATTATTTAAGAAATTTTGTTAAACAATTGCATAAGCATACAATAACAATTGAAGAAATACTCAAGTCGATTGATGAACATAAAATTATAAGGATTTTAGATAGGATTGTTAAGTATAGGATAGAAGATATCCCAAGGATGGGTGAGGATATACATTATGATTCATTGAAGGAAAATATATATGGAAAATATAAAAGCATGAATAGATGGTTCCTAGGCGGAGATGGTCAAGAAAGTGAAGCAAACAAACTTTTTGATATGACTAATGATATTATTAGGAAAATAACTAGGTATGCTTGGCAAATAGCTGATAGATATAATTCGGGACTTAACAGGAAGCAAGAGTATAATCACCTAGCTAAATTATTTGCACAGTTAGATGATGTAACTAAGTGCCATGAATTATCATCCTACGTTTTTGGTGTCCCTCATGGAAAGTATTTGAAGGGAAATATTCTTAGAGAAACGGATAGTTATTCCAGTTCTGTATTTGAAGAAGCACCGTTGATAGTAGAATTAAAACCTAGAACAAGAACTTATAGAGAAAGGGTGGACAAAACACCTATTGTAGATAAGACTAGCGAAAAGAGGGAAATAATTAAAAAAGAAATAGAAAAACGCAAAAATCAAATGAAGATAATTGATAATTATATAGTTGATGGTAAGCTGTCCTTTAAAGATTTACCCTGTATAAGTCCAGATACTAGAAACATTCTTTTGAGGTGGTTAACTAAAGGGATGCAAAATAATAATATGGTAAGTAAAACTGAAGATGGTAGACGATTTAAGATTGTAAAGAGTTCTAATAATACAATTGTATTAAAATGTGAAGATGGCGAGTTAAAAATGCCTGAGTTTACTATTTTGTTTATATAA
- a CDS encoding TIGR02678 family protein → MNSLGILLNEYWILKSKDRNKYYQLKDDIYKYKNFYKNKLGYNLIVTQDVIKLEKLPADPHKWMGIESFETPLDYILLLIVLMFLEDKVNEEQFLLSEVTDYITLHSPNQQSLDWTIYQNRRSFVRVIKFMNKMGMIDTNDGSSEEFYSSYEAEALYENTGVSKYFMRHFFGNIQNYKSIKDFRNDEWIDRQEDLTVVKRNNVYRKLLISPGFYWKSNDSEYLYLKNYRHIIEDDFDKYVNGELHFHRKGCYLVMNEDCNYKGTFPENKNISDIVLLFASELLEQISTGDINVDLDDNIVLNEYEFTQQIERIKDKYSKGWGKSYKEMKIENLVDEILVYMERFEIAQRFEDNIKIYPIIGKITGRYPKSFEL, encoded by the coding sequence ATGAATTCATTAGGTATTTTACTAAATGAGTACTGGATTTTGAAATCAAAGGATAGAAATAAATATTATCAGCTTAAAGATGATATTTACAAATATAAAAACTTTTATAAAAATAAACTGGGTTATAACTTGATAGTAACACAGGATGTCATAAAGTTAGAAAAACTGCCTGCGGATCCTCATAAATGGATGGGTATAGAGAGTTTTGAAACTCCACTGGATTATATATTGCTTTTAATTGTACTTATGTTTTTAGAAGATAAAGTTAATGAGGAACAATTTTTACTATCAGAGGTGACTGACTATATTACTTTACACAGTCCAAATCAACAGTCACTAGACTGGACGATTTATCAAAATAGAAGAAGCTTTGTAAGAGTTATTAAATTCATGAATAAAATGGGTATGATAGATACAAATGATGGTTCTAGTGAAGAATTTTATTCATCTTATGAAGCAGAGGCACTTTATGAAAATACTGGAGTCTCGAAATATTTTATGAGGCATTTTTTTGGGAATATACAAAATTATAAATCTATTAAAGATTTTAGAAATGATGAATGGATAGACCGTCAGGAAGACTTGACTGTTGTGAAAAGGAATAATGTTTATAGAAAACTACTTATTTCTCCTGGTTTTTATTGGAAATCAAATGATAGTGAATATCTCTATTTGAAGAATTATAGACATATTATTGAAGATGATTTTGATAAGTATGTGAATGGAGAATTACATTTTCATAGAAAAGGATGCTATTTAGTAATGAATGAAGACTGCAATTATAAAGGTACTTTTCCTGAAAACAAGAATATAAGTGATATAGTTTTGTTATTTGCATCAGAATTGCTGGAACAAATTAGTACTGGAGACATTAATGTTGATCTAGATGATAATATAGTTTTAAATGAATATGAATTTACACAACAAATCGAGAGAATAAAGGATAAATATTCAAAAGGTTGGGGTAAATCGTATAAAGAGATGAAAATTGAGAATTTGGTAGATGAGATATTAGTATATATGGAGCGTTTTGAAATAGCTCAGAGATTTGAAGATAATATTAAGATATACCCTATAATTGGTAAGATTACAGGACGATATCCTAAGAGTTTTGAACTTTAG
- a CDS encoding TIGR02680 family protein — MDKSFNSWKMNRAGFINFWYYDEEVFDFNNGKLLLRGSNGSGKSVTTQSLIPLLLDGNKSPERLDPFGSKSRRIETYIIGEDDKGKDESTGYIFMEFKKEGFDNYITIGMGLNARRGRSLKFWGFIILDNKRIGYDLKLYSNSGEKIPLSMKQLSNRIGDGGVVTVKQREYMELVNKHLFGFDNIDDYDELIRLLIQLRMPKLSKDFKPSVLHEIMNNSLQPLSEDDLRPMSEAVQNIDKLTESENDILRSINITRQIKRIYDQYNKYILWEKAGALIDKTNALKISEKQINDTQRAIDEYLIKIKDDTKQKESLLIEEECLKKELELLEERDDLKTLKLIHETEKKLSQLEIELKRKGNLLQEKNERKIDKVNEKNTYKQNLDRLEIEVKDIIDEMDAYAETMCFFEQEHLSNEIRNDITKEYDFEYIIDKFTKHDRSIKSVYKYMENLKEEEIKYDKLIQEKDSKERDVASKEREINETEILIANEKENYSEEVYNWNKGNKEYKINDDILRDIKALIHNYSNKSGIGEIESAFRNVLFELVGNINIEEKEKTYEKTKLNKAKEDLVRELKEWKNKKDPEPDRRISVIENRKRLESLNIPFEPLYKAVDFIKDLSDKEKGNIEIILMELGILDALIVPKEFKKIALDMPKGMSDKYIFANPLIMRHELSHYLASDKRNTSEISKELVEDTLRSILIDSDESLLYISPNGEYGMGILRGKVREDYIPKFIGSSSREIFRERKINELQGEINKLEANIKIVQNEIDILLSREKTLQNEYNNIPSMENVISAYSSLKESEEELNRYQKDLAVIMENIAKSEEIKNQIKNEIYKERKNLEIPATLDAFEEALEDSKKYDNNLKSLQVNHSKCINMIKIINNLNEYIEEIEQTIDDLKYEETHLTREVLKAKEFLQIKNKEIDMNNVNVIKEKYSKLKGRIECIPKEMSYLITSVSKLEKSIEYEEKNLELLKEKSVQLNSQKESLFAIFKEELSLGYVYKDLPMTISEASRLYKELKDQYKQYQIREEIQVKLNKTYIEARSGLVEYSTRYDQIFRYDENALILKEHSSFRSRFDIKMRVNGKLISLIAFYNYLIERRDELRSLIVDKDKEIIEEILSDTIGKKIKAKIYKSEKWIIQMNELMQDMNPSSGLIFKMKWMPKNPELEEEMNTKELVEILKKDRVLLTERDINLLSKHFRSKIDIVRQIVIDQNKPVSYHEIMKEVLDYRNWFEFKLEYQKTNERKKELTDRAFFTFSGGEKAMAMYIPLFAAVYSRYKGARADCPKIISLDEAFAGVDENNIEILFDLLAKLDYDFILNSQILWGDYSTVKELAICELIRPNNSEVVGVIRYEWNGNERMFVS; from the coding sequence ATGGATAAATCATTTAATAGTTGGAAAATGAATAGAGCAGGCTTTATAAACTTCTGGTATTATGATGAAGAAGTATTTGATTTTAATAATGGTAAACTCTTACTTAGAGGTTCAAATGGATCAGGAAAATCTGTTACTACACAAAGTTTAATTCCTTTATTATTGGATGGAAATAAAAGTCCTGAAAGATTGGATCCATTTGGTTCTAAATCTAGAAGAATCGAAACATATATCATAGGAGAAGATGATAAGGGGAAAGATGAAAGCACTGGTTATATTTTTATGGAATTTAAAAAGGAAGGATTCGATAATTATATCACAATAGGCATGGGCTTGAATGCTAGAAGAGGCAGAAGTCTTAAATTCTGGGGATTTATTATATTAGATAATAAAAGAATAGGCTATGATTTAAAGTTGTATTCAAATTCAGGTGAAAAGATACCTCTTTCAATGAAACAATTATCTAATCGAATTGGTGATGGTGGAGTTGTTACTGTTAAGCAGAGAGAATACATGGAGCTTGTTAACAAGCATTTGTTTGGATTTGACAATATAGATGATTATGATGAATTGATTAGATTACTTATACAACTTAGAATGCCTAAATTGTCAAAGGATTTTAAACCATCAGTATTACATGAAATAATGAATAACTCACTGCAGCCGTTATCTGAGGATGATCTAAGACCTATGTCTGAAGCGGTTCAAAATATAGACAAACTTACAGAGAGCGAAAATGACATATTAAGATCAATTAATATAACAAGACAAATAAAAAGAATATACGATCAATATAACAAATATATACTCTGGGAAAAAGCAGGTGCTTTAATTGACAAGACTAATGCTTTAAAGATTAGTGAAAAACAGATAAATGATACTCAAAGAGCTATTGATGAATATTTAATAAAAATTAAAGATGATACAAAACAAAAAGAGTCGTTGCTAATAGAAGAAGAATGTCTAAAGAAAGAATTAGAGCTTCTTGAAGAAAGAGATGATTTAAAAACACTTAAATTAATACATGAAACCGAAAAAAAATTAAGCCAGTTAGAGATAGAACTTAAAAGAAAGGGAAATTTATTACAAGAGAAAAATGAAAGAAAAATTGACAAGGTAAATGAAAAAAATACTTATAAGCAAAATTTAGATAGACTAGAAATTGAAGTAAAAGACATAATAGATGAAATGGATGCTTATGCAGAGACTATGTGTTTTTTTGAACAAGAACATCTTAGTAATGAGATAAGAAATGATATAACTAAAGAATATGACTTTGAATATATAATAGACAAGTTTACAAAACATGATAGGTCTATTAAATCAGTATATAAATATATGGAAAATTTAAAAGAAGAAGAGATAAAATATGATAAACTAATTCAAGAAAAAGATAGTAAGGAAAGAGATGTTGCTTCAAAGGAAAGAGAAATAAATGAAACAGAGATTTTAATAGCAAATGAAAAAGAAAACTACTCTGAAGAAGTTTATAACTGGAATAAAGGAAACAAAGAATATAAGATAAATGATGATATATTACGTGACATCAAGGCTTTAATACACAATTATTCAAATAAATCAGGTATAGGAGAAATTGAAAGTGCTTTTAGAAATGTACTTTTTGAATTAGTGGGAAATATAAACATTGAAGAGAAAGAAAAAACTTATGAAAAGACTAAGCTTAATAAAGCTAAAGAGGATTTAGTTAGAGAATTAAAAGAATGGAAAAATAAAAAAGATCCTGAGCCTGACAGACGTATATCAGTTATAGAAAATAGAAAAAGATTAGAAAGTTTGAATATTCCTTTTGAACCACTTTACAAGGCTGTTGATTTTATTAAGGATTTATCTGATAAGGAAAAAGGTAATATCGAAATAATATTGATGGAACTAGGAATACTTGATGCTTTAATAGTACCAAAAGAATTTAAAAAAATAGCTCTTGATATGCCTAAGGGTATGTCAGATAAATATATTTTTGCTAATCCATTGATTATGAGACACGAATTGTCACATTATTTAGCTTCAGATAAAAGGAACACTAGTGAAATATCTAAGGAATTAGTAGAGGATACACTAAGAAGTATATTAATAGATTCTGATGAAAGCTTACTCTATATTTCGCCTAATGGTGAATATGGTATGGGAATATTAAGAGGCAAGGTCAGAGAGGATTATATTCCTAAATTTATAGGAAGTTCATCAAGGGAAATATTCAGGGAGCGAAAAATAAATGAATTACAAGGAGAAATAAATAAATTAGAAGCTAATATTAAAATTGTTCAAAATGAAATAGATATTTTATTAAGTCGCGAAAAAACATTACAGAATGAGTATAATAATATACCATCTATGGAAAATGTAATTAGCGCTTACAGTTCTTTAAAAGAAAGTGAAGAGGAATTAAATAGGTATCAAAAAGACTTAGCTGTAATTATGGAAAATATCGCGAAATCAGAAGAGATTAAAAATCAAATAAAAAATGAAATATATAAGGAAAGAAAAAATCTTGAAATACCTGCTACTTTAGATGCATTTGAAGAAGCGTTAGAAGATTCAAAGAAATATGACAATAACCTAAAAAGTCTACAGGTGAATCATTCAAAATGCATTAATATGATAAAAATAATAAATAACTTAAATGAGTATATAGAAGAAATAGAGCAGACAATAGATGATTTAAAATATGAAGAAACACATTTGACTAGAGAAGTTCTAAAGGCTAAGGAGTTTCTACAAATAAAAAATAAAGAAATTGATATGAATAACGTTAATGTGATCAAAGAAAAATATAGTAAATTAAAAGGGAGAATTGAGTGTATACCTAAGGAAATGAGTTATTTGATTACTAGTGTTTCTAAATTGGAAAAAAGCATAGAATATGAAGAAAAAAACTTGGAATTATTAAAAGAAAAATCAGTACAACTAAATAGTCAAAAGGAAAGTTTATTTGCAATATTTAAGGAAGAATTAAGCTTAGGATATGTGTATAAAGATTTACCTATGACAATATCAGAGGCAAGTAGGCTTTATAAAGAATTAAAGGATCAATACAAACAATATCAAATTCGTGAAGAAATACAGGTAAAGCTTAACAAAACATACATTGAAGCACGTTCTGGACTAGTGGAATATAGTACACGTTATGATCAAATTTTTAGATATGACGAAAATGCTTTAATATTGAAAGAGCACAGTTCGTTTAGATCTCGCTTTGATATAAAGATGAGGGTAAATGGAAAATTAATTTCTTTAATAGCTTTCTATAATTATCTTATAGAAAGAAGGGACGAGTTAAGAAGTCTTATAGTTGATAAAGACAAAGAAATTATAGAAGAAATTTTATCCGATACAATAGGTAAAAAAATTAAAGCTAAAATATATAAAAGTGAGAAATGGATAATACAGATGAATGAGTTGATGCAGGATATGAATCCATCAAGTGGACTTATATTTAAGATGAAGTGGATGCCTAAAAATCCTGAACTAGAAGAAGAGATGAACACAAAGGAATTAGTGGAGATATTGAAAAAAGACAGAGTACTTTTGACTGAAAGAGATATTAATTTGTTATCAAAGCATTTTAGATCTAAGATAGACATTGTGAGACAAATAGTAATAGATCAAAACAAACCCGTATCATATCATGAAATAATGAAAGAAGTTTTGGATTATAGAAATTGGTTCGAATTTAAATTAGAGTATCAAAAAACTAATGAACGAAAAAAGGAATTAACAGACAGGGCTTTCTTTACATTTAGCGGTGGAGAAAAGGCAATGGCAATGTATATTCCTTTGTTTGCAGCAGTTTATTCAAGATATAAGGGTGCTAGAGCTGATTGCCCTAAGATTATTTCTCTAGATGAGGCTTTTGCGGGAGTTGATGAAAATAATATTGAAATATTGTTTGATCTTTTGGCGAAACTAGATTACGATTTTATCTTAAATTCTCAGATATTATGGGGAGATTATTCGACTGTTAAAGAACTAGCTATATGTGAATTGATTAGGCCAAATAATTCTGAAGTTGTTGGTGTCATAAGATATGAATGGAATGGAAACGAAAGGATGTTTGTAAGCTGA
- a CDS encoding DUF2399 domain-containing protein, with translation MKLENDCCRYFKQREGFKRVFSEIKRKYISYGCFKGEIKLIKLSKNEIENLTDYLGYNCNVSTFRIKIQEFILRLDETKYIGVNFYEVLCLYFQEKIETKEEQRNREEQIKAKWVKSLEEGIKDFDVKAWIKHNIENKDMLFSKKYAESPKKLYEYLVYMDKTAQLLNTENEYTHIAVLGMKVSNDPHFFDPDKNMVKFLESYIRYKYKISNEDQLSLPEARSELLYNAKIYRDGYLNNITSYGFDGITKKEVIHLGWRNFNECCESINISIKNLENIVRIIPYNKLNSVFIFENPSVFDAVLKHFKKKTENVFEMPSIICTSGQLNITAYKFIEKLKSDKIYYSGDLDPEGLVILSKLIERFGDRIIPLKYTKQDYFNSLSQVILNPTRLKQLDKIESFYEKDLIIAMKNKKKAGYQEKLIDDIIEFISKELSKN, from the coding sequence ATGAAATTAGAAAATGATTGCTGTAGATATTTTAAACAGCGAGAAGGATTTAAAAGAGTATTTAGTGAGATTAAGAGAAAATATATTTCCTACGGGTGTTTTAAGGGAGAAATAAAATTAATAAAGCTTTCTAAAAATGAGATTGAAAATTTAACTGATTATTTAGGATATAATTGCAATGTATCAACTTTTAGGATTAAAATTCAAGAATTTATTTTAAGATTGGATGAAACTAAATACATTGGAGTTAATTTTTACGAGGTATTGTGTCTATATTTTCAAGAGAAGATAGAGACAAAAGAAGAGCAAAGAAACAGAGAAGAACAAATCAAAGCAAAATGGGTTAAAAGTTTAGAAGAAGGTATAAAAGATTTTGATGTAAAGGCATGGATTAAGCATAATATTGAGAATAAGGACATGCTTTTTAGCAAGAAATATGCAGAATCTCCTAAAAAACTTTATGAATATTTGGTTTATATGGATAAAACCGCACAATTGTTGAATACAGAAAACGAGTATACACACATAGCTGTATTAGGTATGAAGGTATCTAATGATCCACACTTTTTTGATCCGGACAAGAATATGGTAAAGTTTTTAGAAAGCTATATCAGATATAAATATAAAATATCTAATGAAGATCAACTATCATTACCGGAAGCAAGGTCTGAATTGCTGTATAATGCAAAAATATATAGAGATGGATATTTAAACAATATAACTAGTTATGGATTCGATGGAATAACTAAAAAAGAAGTGATACATCTTGGGTGGAGAAATTTTAATGAATGTTGTGAATCTATTAATATATCTATCAAAAATTTAGAAAATATAGTTAGAATAATACCTTATAATAAATTAAATTCTGTTTTTATATTTGAGAACCCGTCAGTTTTTGATGCTGTACTTAAGCATTTTAAGAAAAAAACAGAGAACGTTTTTGAAATGCCATCTATAATATGTACATCAGGACAGTTAAATATCACAGCATATAAATTTATAGAAAAGCTGAAGTCAGACAAAATATATTATTCAGGAGATTTAGACCCAGAGGGGCTAGTAATACTATCAAAACTTATTGAGAGATTTGGAGATAGAATTATACCGCTTAAATATACTAAACAGGATTATTTTAATTCATTGTCACAAGTTATTCTTAATCCTACGAGATTAAAGCAGCTAGATAAAATAGAAAGCTTCTATGAAAAAGATTTGATTATAGCTATGAAAAATAAGAAAAAAGCAGGTTATCAGGAAAAATTAATTGATGATATAATAGAATTTATTTCAAAGGAGTTGAGTAAAAACTAA